The Polynucleobacter sp. TSB-Sco08W16 genome includes a region encoding these proteins:
- a CDS encoding cytochrome c produces MKLKFVGLFFTALLLGCGPKAPQANSSLSLKQVMEWVIDSNADVIWDSVKSISNVQGTTEIYPRTDAQWEAVRNSAATLVEAGNLLMIEGRAKDNKQWMDFANQLSKASELALKATQDKDKDALFDAGGNIYNACKACHDRYADFDKQASK; encoded by the coding sequence ATGAAGCTCAAATTCGTCGGCTTATTTTTTACTGCACTCCTATTGGGATGCGGCCCCAAAGCACCGCAAGCAAATTCCTCACTTTCACTCAAACAAGTGATGGAGTGGGTAATTGATTCCAATGCGGACGTCATATGGGACTCCGTCAAATCGATTTCAAATGTGCAGGGAACCACTGAAATATATCCCCGAACAGATGCTCAATGGGAGGCCGTCAGAAATAGTGCAGCCACTTTGGTGGAGGCCGGAAACCTCTTAATGATCGAAGGCAGAGCTAAAGACAACAAGCAATGGATGGACTTCGCAAATCAACTGAGTAAAGCTTCTGAATTAGCACTGAAGGCCACCCAGGACAAGGATAAGGATGCCCTGTTTGATGCTGGCGGAAATATCTATAACGCTTGCAAGGCCTGTCACGATAGATATGCTGATTTTGACAAGCAAGCTAGTAAATAA
- a CDS encoding MFS transporter, whose product MTAIAKPQSKFSTVIRVTSGNFIEMYDFFLFGFYATYISKAFFPTDSEYASLMLTFATFGAGFLMRPLGAILLGGYIDRIGRRKGLVLTLGIMATGTAMVAFIPSYATIGLLAPLLVLVGRLLQGFSAGVELGGVSVYLSEMATPGHKGFYVSWQSASQQVAIIFSAALGYILNESMSKEVIADWGWRIPFFIGCMIIPIVFQIRRSLQETEEFLAKKHHPTFKEIMKSLTINWQLVVAGMMLIVMTTVSFYLITVYTPTFGKSVMKLSIVDSLIITLFVGLSNFIWLPVMGALSDRIGRWPIMALFSALALFTAYPALNWLVANPSFEHMLAVELWLSFLYGSYNGATIVALTEIIPIHIRTTGFSLAYSLATALFGGFTPLVSTWLIETTGDKASPGYWMAMAGGMGLIATVLIYKGVVKVKD is encoded by the coding sequence ATGACCGCTATAGCTAAACCTCAATCTAAGTTCTCAACAGTGATCCGCGTTACTAGCGGAAACTTTATTGAGATGTATGATTTTTTTCTGTTTGGCTTTTATGCCACCTACATATCAAAGGCATTCTTTCCAACCGACAGTGAGTACGCATCATTAATGCTGACCTTTGCAACCTTTGGAGCAGGATTTTTAATGCGTCCATTGGGTGCAATATTACTAGGCGGCTATATTGATCGGATTGGTCGTCGTAAAGGCCTCGTCCTGACATTAGGCATTATGGCAACAGGAACAGCAATGGTTGCCTTCATTCCAAGTTATGCAACGATTGGCTTGCTTGCCCCCTTATTGGTATTGGTAGGGCGTCTACTTCAAGGATTTTCAGCGGGTGTTGAGCTGGGTGGCGTATCTGTTTATCTTTCTGAAATGGCAACGCCTGGACATAAAGGCTTTTATGTCAGCTGGCAATCTGCTAGCCAACAAGTTGCGATTATCTTTTCAGCTGCGCTGGGATATATCCTCAATGAATCCATGAGCAAAGAAGTGATTGCCGATTGGGGTTGGCGTATTCCATTCTTCATTGGCTGCATGATTATTCCAATCGTATTTCAGATTCGTCGTTCATTACAGGAAACCGAAGAGTTTCTCGCCAAGAAGCATCACCCGACTTTCAAAGAAATTATGAAATCGTTAACGATCAACTGGCAATTGGTGGTTGCTGGAATGATGTTGATTGTGATGACAACTGTATCTTTTTACTTGATTACGGTTTATACGCCAACATTTGGTAAGAGTGTCATGAAGCTGTCCATCGTTGACAGCTTGATCATTACATTATTTGTTGGTTTATCTAACTTCATTTGGTTGCCAGTGATGGGCGCTCTATCGGACAGAATTGGTCGCTGGCCCATTATGGCCTTGTTCTCTGCATTGGCGTTGTTTACTGCTTATCCGGCTTTAAATTGGTTAGTAGCAAATCCAAGTTTTGAACACATGCTTGCGGTGGAGTTGTGGCTGTCATTTCTGTATGGCAGTTATAACGGAGCTACTATCGTTGCGCTTACTGAAATCATTCCTATTCATATTCGAACGACTGGCTTTTCATTGGCCTATAGTTTGGCTACAGCGCTGTTTGGTGGCTTTACACCTCTCGTATCGACTTGGCTTATTGAGACAACGGGAGATAAAGCTTCCCCGGGTTATTGGATGGCAATGGCAGGCGGTATGGGCTTAATTGCTACTGTTTTAATCTACAAGGGAGTAGTGAAGGTAAAGGACTAA